One genomic segment of Devosia sp. includes these proteins:
- a CDS encoding Tim44/TimA family putative adaptor protein, translating into MDDFLDLPTLIAIVVAVFVLFRLRGVLGTRTGNERPPVDRSRSTPAKDQANDDTVVPMRPRPAQPDLDDERRARKLDAEIEQAAAGNADLAAGLRAVAEADPTFTPKSFLDGAKQAYEMIVTAFAEGDRQTLRNLLEKDIFDSFQRAIAEREAAGQKVDFTFVGLPRIAIVDAEYDKKNINVTVDFHAEVVSATRDKDGNLVEGNADAVQTIADEWTFSRNPKSRDPNWKVIATSQLD; encoded by the coding sequence ATGGACGATTTTCTCGATCTGCCGACCCTCATCGCCATCGTCGTGGCCGTATTTGTGCTGTTTCGCCTGCGCGGGGTGCTCGGCACCCGCACCGGCAACGAGCGTCCGCCCGTGGACCGTTCGCGCTCGACCCCGGCCAAGGACCAGGCCAATGACGATACGGTCGTCCCGATGCGGCCCCGGCCGGCGCAGCCCGATCTCGATGACGAGCGCCGGGCCCGCAAGCTCGATGCGGAGATCGAGCAGGCCGCCGCCGGCAATGCTGACCTCGCCGCCGGCCTCAGGGCCGTGGCCGAAGCCGATCCCACCTTCACGCCCAAGAGCTTCCTCGATGGCGCCAAGCAGGCCTATGAGATGATCGTCACCGCCTTTGCCGAAGGTGACCGCCAGACCCTGCGCAATCTGCTCGAAAAGGACATTTTCGACAGCTTCCAGCGCGCCATTGCCGAGCGTGAAGCCGCCGGCCAGAAGGTCGATTTCACCTTTGTCGGCCTGCCGCGCATCGCCATCGTCGATGCCGAATACGACAAGAAGAACATCAATGTGACCGTCGATTTCCACGCCGAAGTGGTTTCGGCGACGCGCGACAAGGATGGCAATCTGGTCGAGGGCAATGCCGATGCCGTCCAGACCATTGCAGATGAATGGACCTTCTCCCGCAATCCCAAATCGCGCGACCCGAACTGGAAGGTGATCGCCACCAGCCAGCTCGATTGA
- a CDS encoding Smr/MutS family protein — protein sequence MSKRDHKRLPHDFHLWTHVAETVEPLRRKGLLRLNQAALPVPEVEPTPVIKRGPKPLGRGKPFLPAFQAPGLPGAAADRAVDPAIHKKVRRGRIDIDGTIDLHGMTQTQAREALRRYVGARAARGDRTILVITGKGLKTDNDYVAAMTERGILRTMLPIWLSEPGLSHLISGWSVAARGHGGEGAWYVRLRRQ from the coding sequence ATGTCCAAGCGCGACCACAAGCGCCTGCCGCATGATTTTCACCTCTGGACCCATGTGGCCGAGACGGTGGAGCCGCTGCGCCGCAAGGGCCTGTTGCGGCTGAACCAGGCAGCTCTGCCGGTGCCAGAGGTCGAGCCGACGCCGGTGATCAAGCGGGGGCCCAAACCGCTGGGCCGGGGCAAGCCTTTTCTGCCCGCCTTCCAGGCGCCCGGTCTTCCCGGCGCCGCCGCCGATCGGGCCGTCGATCCCGCCATCCACAAGAAGGTGCGGCGCGGCCGCATCGACATCGATGGCACCATCGACCTTCATGGCATGACCCAGACCCAGGCCCGCGAGGCCCTGCGCCGCTATGTTGGCGCCCGGGCGGCTCGGGGTGACCGCACCATTCTCGTCATCACCGGCAAGGGCCTCAAGACCGACAATGACTATGTGGCGGCCATGACCGAGCGCGGGATCCTGCGCACCATGCTGCCGATCTGGCTGAGCGAGCCCGGCCTGTCGCATCTGATTTCCGGCTGGAGCGTGGCGGCCCGTGGCCATGGCGGGGAGGGCGCATGGTATGTGCGCCTGCGCCGCCAATGA
- a CDS encoding helix-turn-helix transcriptional regulator, whose product MTPLGARLRALREARGISLKDMAAALNVSSAYLSALEHGRRGQPTSFLLHRIIAFFNVIWDEAEELQRLAEISDPKVTIDTGGLAPEATELTNRLRDDITRLEPEDLKFLRDELVKRAGKKR is encoded by the coding sequence ATGACCCCGCTCGGCGCCAGGCTGCGGGCCCTGCGCGAGGCGCGCGGCATTTCGCTCAAGGACATGGCCGCGGCCCTCAACGTCTCGAGTGCCTATCTTTCGGCGCTCGAACACGGCCGGCGCGGCCAGCCCACCAGCTTTCTCCTCCACCGCATCATCGCGTTCTTCAACGTCATCTGGGACGAGGCCGAGGAATTGCAGCGCCTGGCCGAAATATCCGATCCCAAGGTGACCATCGACACCGGCGGCCTCGCCCCCGAGGCCACCGAACTCACCAACCGCCTGCGCGACGACATCACCCGGCTTGAGCCTGAAGACCTGAAATTCCTGCGCGACGAACTGGTGAAGCGGGCCGGGAAGAAGCGCTGA
- the hslU gene encoding ATP-dependent protease ATPase subunit HslU, with protein sequence MSETNFSPREIVSELDRHIVGQADAKRAVAVALRNRWRRQQLSPELRREVSPKNILMIGPTGVGKTEISRRLARLAQAPFVKVEATKFTEVGYVGRDVEQIVRDLVEAGITVLRDKRRRDVQAQAHHNAEERVLDALVGTSATPSTRDSFRNKLRNNELDDKEIEIEMTPATPQGFDFPGMQGGGIGMINISDMFKQAMGGRGVKRKIKVKDAYEPLIAEEADKLLDQDQLKAEAIELVENHGIVFIDEIDKVAAREGGVQGGPSREGVQRDLLPLIEGTTVSTKYGPVKTDHILFIASGAFHVSKPSDLLPELQGRLPIRVELKALTRDDFIGILNDTEASLIKQYVALMGTEGLTLEVTADAIEAIADAAVKVNSSVENIGARRLQTVMERLVEEISFDAPDRAGQTVKIDAAFVREKVGVLAGDTDLSKFVL encoded by the coding sequence ATGAGTGAAACCAATTTTTCCCCGCGCGAGATCGTTTCCGAGCTCGACCGCCACATTGTCGGCCAGGCCGATGCCAAGCGCGCCGTGGCCGTGGCCCTGCGCAATCGCTGGCGCCGGCAGCAGCTCAGCCCCGAGCTGCGCCGCGAGGTCAGCCCCAAGAACATCCTGATGATCGGGCCGACGGGCGTCGGCAAGACCGAGATTTCGCGGCGCCTTGCCCGTCTCGCCCAGGCCCCCTTCGTCAAGGTGGAAGCCACCAAGTTCACCGAGGTCGGCTATGTCGGCCGCGATGTCGAGCAGATCGTTCGCGACCTCGTGGAGGCCGGGATCACGGTGCTGCGCGACAAGCGCCGCCGCGACGTGCAGGCGCAGGCCCATCACAATGCCGAAGAGCGCGTGCTCGACGCCTTGGTCGGCACCTCGGCCACGCCCTCGACCCGCGACAGTTTTCGCAACAAGCTGCGCAACAACGAGCTCGACGACAAGGAAATCGAGATCGAGATGACGCCGGCGACGCCGCAGGGATTCGATTTCCCGGGCATGCAGGGCGGCGGCATCGGCATGATCAACATTTCCGACATGTTCAAGCAGGCCATGGGCGGGCGCGGCGTCAAGCGCAAGATCAAGGTCAAGGACGCCTATGAACCGCTGATCGCCGAGGAAGCCGACAAGCTGCTCGACCAGGACCAGCTCAAGGCCGAGGCCATCGAACTGGTGGAAAATCACGGCATCGTCTTCATCGACGAGATCGACAAGGTCGCAGCCCGCGAAGGCGGGGTACAGGGCGGTCCGTCACGCGAGGGCGTGCAGCGCGACCTGTTGCCGCTGATCGAGGGCACGACGGTTTCGACCAAGTACGGCCCGGTCAAGACCGACCATATCCTGTTCATCGCCTCGGGCGCCTTCCATGTGTCCAAGCCCAGCGACCTGTTGCCCGAACTGCAGGGTCGCCTGCCGATCCGGGTGGAGCTCAAGGCCCTGACGCGGGACGATTTCATCGGCATCCTCAATGACACCGAAGCCAGCCTCATCAAGCAATATGTGGCGCTGATGGGCACCGAGGGCCTGACGCTGGAGGTGACGGCCGACGCCATCGAGGCGATCGCCGATGCCGCGGTGAAGGTAAACTCCAGTGTCGAGAACATTGGTGCCCGCCGCTTGCAGACGGTGATGGAGCGGCTGGTCGAGGAAATTTCCTTCGACGCGCCGGACCGGGCCGGCCAGACCGTAAAGATCGACGCCGCTTTCGTGCGCGAAAAGGTCGGCGTTCTGGCCGGGGATACCGATCTCAGCAAGTTCGTCCTGTAG
- a CDS encoding N-acetyltransferase — MSYTIRRLGPDDLAAYRAIRHEALANHPEAFVSTAEAFAQRSDDDIRRSLEALTVFGAVLADGSLAGINAFMRNDGAKENHRGWMIQVYTRPNHRGTGLSRALVEHLVNHASQHVIQLHLGVWSENEPAIRLYQKLGFETYGTEPRYLFVNGRYIDEHLMVRFLDKAPGA; from the coding sequence GTGAGCTACACGATCCGCCGCCTCGGGCCCGATGACCTAGCGGCCTATCGCGCCATCCGGCACGAGGCCCTGGCCAATCATCCGGAGGCCTTCGTCTCCACCGCCGAGGCCTTTGCGCAGCGCTCGGATGACGATATCCGCCGCTCGCTCGAAGCCCTGACGGTTTTCGGCGCAGTGCTGGCTGACGGCTCGCTCGCCGGGATCAACGCCTTCATGCGCAATGACGGCGCCAAGGAAAACCATCGCGGCTGGATGATCCAGGTCTATACGCGGCCCAACCATCGCGGCACCGGCCTCTCTCGGGCGCTGGTCGAGCACCTGGTCAATCATGCCAGCCAACACGTCATCCAGCTGCATCTGGGTGTGTGGTCGGAGAACGAGCCGGCCATACGCCTTTACCAGAAGCTGGGCTTTGAGACCTATGGGACCGAGCCCCGCTACCTCTTTGTGAACGGTCGATATATCGACGAACACCTGATGGTGCGCTTCCTCGACAAGGCACCAGGAGCATAA
- the hslV gene encoding ATP-dependent protease subunit HslV, whose translation MSDSDFPGWHGTTIVSVRKGNKVVVAGDGQVSMGQTVMKHGAKKVRRLAGGKVIGGFAGSTADAFTLFERLEAKLEQYPDQLMRAAVELAKDWRGDKYLRKLEAMMIVADKTDTLVLTGNGDVLTPDHGVIAIGSGGNYAHSAALALHQATELDAEDVARRAMKIAEEICVYTNGNVTVETIELSA comes from the coding sequence ATGAGTGACAGTGATTTTCCCGGCTGGCACGGGACGACGATCGTTTCCGTCCGCAAGGGCAACAAGGTTGTGGTGGCTGGCGATGGCCAGGTGTCGATGGGCCAGACCGTGATGAAGCATGGCGCCAAGAAGGTGCGCCGGCTGGCCGGTGGCAAGGTGATCGGCGGCTTTGCCGGCTCGACCGCCGACGCCTTTACCCTGTTCGAGCGGCTGGAAGCCAAGCTCGAGCAATATCCCGATCAGTTGATGCGCGCCGCCGTCGAGCTGGCCAAGGACTGGCGTGGCGACAAATACCTGCGCAAACTCGAAGCCATGATGATCGTGGCCGACAAGACCGATACGCTGGTGCTGACCGGCAATGGCGACGTTTTGACCCCCGACCATGGGGTCATCGCTATCGGCTCGGGCGGCAATTATGCCCATTCGGCGGCCTTGGCCCTGCACCAGGCGACCGAGCTCGATGCCGAGGACGTTGCCCGCCGCGCCATGAAGATCGCCGAGGAAATCTGCGTCTATACCAATGGCAATGTGACGGTCGAAACCATCGAGCTTTCCGCGTGA
- the hisB gene encoding imidazoleglycerol-phosphate dehydratase HisB, whose protein sequence is MRTAKIARKTNETEISVSINLDGTGKHTMKSGVGFFDHMLDQLSRHSLIDMEVSCKGDLHIDSHHTVEDVGIALGQAIKQALGDKKGIRRYASADLPMDGTLTRAALDVSGRAFLVFKAEFSQGKIGEIDTELFREFFQALAINAGITLHIENFYFDNNHHLAESMFKAVARALREAVDIDPRMSDAVPSTKGTL, encoded by the coding sequence ATGCGCACAGCCAAAATCGCCCGCAAGACCAACGAGACCGAGATTTCCGTCTCGATCAATCTCGATGGCACCGGCAAGCACACGATGAAATCGGGCGTCGGCTTTTTCGATCACATGCTTGATCAGCTCAGCCGCCACTCGCTCATCGACATGGAGGTGAGCTGCAAGGGGGACCTGCATATCGATAGCCACCACACCGTGGAGGATGTCGGCATCGCCCTGGGCCAGGCGATCAAGCAGGCGCTGGGCGACAAGAAGGGCATCCGCCGCTATGCCAGCGCCGACCTGCCCATGGATGGCACCCTGACCCGCGCCGCGCTGGACGTGTCCGGCCGCGCCTTTCTTGTGTTCAAGGCGGAGTTTTCGCAGGGCAAGATCGGCGAGATCGACACCGAGCTTTTCCGCGAATTCTTCCAGGCGCTGGCCATCAATGCCGGCATCACCCTGCATATCGAAAACTTCTATTTCGACAATAACCACCACCTGGCCGAATCCATGTTCAAGGCCGTGGCCCGCGCCCTGCGCGAGGCGGTGGACATCGACCCGCGCATGAGCGACGCCGTTCCCAGCACCAAGGGCACGCTGTAA